Proteins from a single region of Lujinxingia litoralis:
- a CDS encoding M23 family metallopeptidase, with protein sequence MRATTIFQSAWALSITLTLGGVLAGCASFRTPSPVCLAGAQLDKSGICRNQLTPEHRIPFREGNTVEVSQGFHGYTSHKEGMAFAVDFACAEGTPVVASRDGVVWAARGDSNKGCSASECVEDANYVTLDHGDGTYSAYYHLQHFGALVQPGDQVCAGQLLGLCGNTGFSSGPHLHFALQDLTGRTLPVRFTEARDAGYAYPLPLASYTSQNALSLTCDPTDYSTLPRDAFAHQGVFLRKKLPTVLPLGEGRAGQTIEGTYRGTSPNVVIHRRAQGASTWQEDCVPVDARGRFETTIVWETQDYPAGQYFFMITGGDQDCGSPGWAWSYVLRVDRP encoded by the coding sequence GTGAGAGCAACAACGATCTTCCAGAGCGCGTGGGCGCTGAGCATCACCCTGACGCTTGGGGGCGTGCTGGCCGGCTGTGCATCTTTTCGCACGCCTTCGCCGGTGTGCCTGGCCGGTGCCCAGCTCGATAAGAGCGGGATCTGCCGCAATCAGCTCACCCCGGAGCACCGGATCCCATTTCGGGAGGGGAACACCGTGGAGGTCTCCCAGGGCTTTCACGGGTATACCAGCCACAAAGAGGGCATGGCCTTTGCGGTCGACTTTGCCTGCGCTGAGGGCACCCCCGTGGTGGCCTCCCGCGATGGCGTGGTCTGGGCGGCGCGGGGCGATTCCAACAAAGGGTGCTCCGCCTCGGAGTGCGTGGAAGACGCCAACTACGTAACCCTGGACCACGGCGACGGCACCTACTCCGCCTATTACCACCTCCAGCACTTCGGAGCGCTGGTCCAACCCGGAGATCAGGTCTGCGCCGGCCAGCTCCTCGGCCTCTGTGGCAACACCGGCTTCTCCAGCGGTCCGCACCTGCACTTCGCGCTCCAGGACCTCACCGGCAGGACCCTGCCGGTGCGCTTCACCGAAGCCCGAGATGCCGGCTACGCCTACCCGCTGCCCCTGGCGAGCTACACCTCGCAAAACGCCCTCTCGCTGACCTGCGATCCTACCGACTACTCGACCCTTCCGCGCGACGCCTTCGCGCATCAGGGCGTCTTCCTGCGCAAGAAACTCCCCACGGTTCTCCCGCTCGGGGAGGGCCGCGCCGGGCAGACGATCGAGGGCACCTACCGCGGCACCTCTCCCAACGTGGTCATTCACCGCCGCGCGCAGGGCGCATCCACCTGGCAGGAGGACTGCGTCCCGGTGGACGCCCGCGGCCGCTTCGAAACCACGATCGTCTGGGAGACTCAGGATTATCCTGCCGGCCAATACTTCTTCATGATCACCGGCGGCGACCAGGATTGTGGCTCGCCGGGCTGGGCCTGGTCCTACGTCTTGCGCGTCGACCGGCCCTGA
- a CDS encoding glutathione S-transferase N-terminal domain-containing protein, giving the protein MGTFNTLHLFAVSLIRAARGRKVREHNQAQPPRPEQALELYEFEGCPYCRKVREALSELDISYIARTCARGDTTKRARATELSGKLQFPVLIDPNTGDVLLESSAILDHVHRHYGQGLPSVDRLTSLPSTLTGFIATLVRPRGIRVLPGLEARTQPPELPVLYGFEASPFCRKVRETLHELNLDYRMENVAIGSARRSDFEALAGRVMVPYLVDPNQDVAMFESDDIVAYLLQTYGPTGALTASPAAGVLPR; this is encoded by the coding sequence ATGGGCACGTTCAACACCCTCCACCTGTTCGCCGTATCGCTGATTCGGGCCGCCCGCGGCCGAAAGGTGCGCGAGCACAACCAGGCGCAGCCACCGCGCCCCGAGCAAGCCCTGGAACTCTACGAGTTCGAGGGCTGCCCCTACTGCCGAAAGGTGCGCGAGGCGCTCAGCGAGCTCGATATCTCCTACATCGCTCGTACCTGCGCCCGCGGCGACACCACCAAGCGCGCTCGCGCCACCGAACTCAGCGGCAAGCTCCAGTTCCCGGTGCTCATCGACCCGAACACCGGCGATGTTCTGCTTGAATCCTCGGCGATCCTCGACCACGTGCACCGTCACTATGGCCAGGGTCTGCCGAGTGTAGACAGGCTCACCAGCCTGCCGAGCACGCTGACCGGGTTTATCGCCACCCTGGTGCGCCCGCGCGGCATCCGCGTCCTCCCCGGCCTGGAGGCCCGCACCCAACCGCCCGAGCTGCCGGTACTCTACGGTTTTGAGGCCTCTCCCTTCTGCCGAAAAGTGCGGGAGACCCTCCACGAACTCAACCTGGATTACCGCATGGAGAACGTCGCCATCGGCTCGGCCCGTCGCTCCGATTTCGAGGCGCTCGCCGGTCGCGTGATGGTGCCTTACCTCGTCGATCCCAACCAGGACGTCGCGATGTTCGAGTCCGACGACATCGTCGCCTACCTCCTCCAAACCTACGGCCCGACCGGCGCGCTCACCGCCAGCCCGGCAGCCGGCGTCTTGCCCCGCTGA